From the Kitasatospora atroaurantiaca genome, the window CGCGGGCTTGACCGGGTCGTCGGCGGACTGGAAGCGGCAGTCCATCGAGAGCCGGACGGCTCCGCCCAGGTTCGGCGGGGTCATGTGGACCGTCCGGCTGTGGAAGACGATCGCGTCCCCGCAGCGGTAGTCGCCGCCGACCCAGTCCGGCGCGTCCAGCGGTACGTCCACCGACTCCCCGCCCAGCCCGTGCTCCGAGAAGACCGGCCGCACCCCCTGGTTGGCGCTGCCGCGCAGTACCCGCAGCGAGCCGAGCTCGGCCGGGCAGTCCCCGAGCGGGATCCATACGGTGAGCACGTCCACGGGGATCTGGTTGAACAGCGCGTCCTGGTGCGGCGGGGTGGGGAAGACCAGGCCGGGGAAGGAGATCCGGGCGATCTTCCGCGGGTGCACGACCACGCGCTCGCCGAGCAGCAGGGCCAGGACGGCGCGCAGGCCGGGGTCGTGGGCGAGCCGGTGCAGTGCCTCCAGGGACTGCACCGCCCGGTAGCCCTCCCGCCAGCCGGGGTCGATCACCGGCCGGCCGTCCATCACCCCGCGGTCGTGGTGCAGCACCTCGCCGGGCAGCGCGGCGTCGGGGTCGTTTCCCTCGGCGAGCCAGCCGATCGACCGGAGCCGCTCCAGCACGGCGCGCCGTACGCCGGCGACCTCCTGGGGGTCCAGCAGCCCGCGGAAGAAGAGAAAGCTGTCGGCGCGGAACCGCTCGCGCAGCCGGGGGCCATCGGCGCGGTCGGCGCTGCTGTCGTAGTCCGCCAGATTCACGGCGTCATCCCTCCGCTGCCGGCTCGAGAAGCAGGCCCTTGCGGACCTGGGCCGCCAGGTAGTCGGCGGTGTCGAC encodes:
- a CDS encoding phytanoyl-CoA dioxygenase family protein — its product is MNLADYDSSADRADGPRLRERFRADSFLFFRGLLDPQEVAGVRRAVLERLRSIGWLAEGNDPDAALPGEVLHHDRGVMDGRPVIDPGWREGYRAVQSLEALHRLAHDPGLRAVLALLLGERVVVHPRKIARISFPGLVFPTPPHQDALFNQIPVDVLTVWIPLGDCPAELGSLRVLRGSANQGVRPVFSEHGLGGESVDVPLDAPDWVGGDYRCGDAIVFHSRTVHMTPPNLGGAVRLSMDCRFQSADDPVKPAALMPHGYSSKQLPGWSDLTSGWRTARWVEVDEPVRIAAVPGGRPQRSRLLHETHDHQQPGTGVHG